In a genomic window of Epinephelus fuscoguttatus linkage group LG23, E.fuscoguttatus.final_Chr_v1:
- the LOC125884346 gene encoding uncharacterized protein LOC125884346 has translation MAFGFYLGGVLLLSAWATAKCDPIPDEVLHMECHDRFFMIAVDLSFTGNEPHFEAFDGTGVHAITEQYAAQCGYTVSVLPLAGHVELRASYFSCHTDNTDDEVFTFNFNLIATHEGKEVTYPMNKTCSPSLPWSPREVTCETNYMEVSVRSEVTCPSDTKKYDWNAALQPAYSSATSDWQVMFHRDGEQMMPVKLSEAHKQGYAFELTDGRLVFRAPYGQPDSFSTEVNGVPVEVVHATLFSRQSWVVLMVDLEAACSTDEGSYDDSGYMMWETPEVLHPLVSGLHKTQLNIGVNGELVEQTVAEERGYIVEKHNTIVQISIPYNADGGYRKSLVSGDLYEFYIFHLYLEQISVEEDQVDTRIRFHRTLATPMLPRPVFTENRTVLEERIFTVYLGDVPEDVELTSVNFNGQEFTVPLTNTSSHTITKVVHPNNTYGYTLRVPFDDPVVMQQFSKEDAAMQHTLDINYTLTVLPENEPYHQTVSVMALSDASPPAFDAVCSESGISFRLDHRPFDYLWVISIDSDPLTSELAAQHGYIMSNDSQSLLLDVPLFTHGYEYKDITLNGFSGAFEILMRDPETSEVQSSTVKTCPFSNNEFIMCSTDGRMTVAADLSLAIPSGGVPARTNLRDKYCGPKETDGTRALFSFPLNSCGSIVRLGKEYVTYENEIFFSKKLRALKNPDSSYDIDRVTMQCTYPLAGLFRLFSVYRFESDTVGVGRIVHSAHSTEGLDSPTIKPTTVPTTRRTRRPVSLRPGYQPPAQYIKVSSFLNRKKGSRGSSQAKVTLYSGL, from the exons ATGGCTTTTGGGTTTTACCTGGG TGGGGTTTTGCTCCTGTCTGCGTGGGCAACTGCAAAATGTGATCCTATTCCTGATG AAGTTCTTCACATGGAGTGTCATGATCGCTTCTTCATGATAGCTGTTGATCTCTCATTCACTGGGAATGAACCTCACTTTGAGGCCTTTG ATGGGACAGGCGTGCACGCCATCACTGAGCAGTATGCAGCTCAGTGTGGCTACACTGTCAGTGTTCTCCCTCTAGCCGGCCATGTGGAGCTCCGAGCCTCTTACTTCAGCTGTCACACTGACAACACA GATGACGAAGTGTTCACATTCAACTTCAACCTGATTGCGACACATGAAGGAAAGGAGGTCACCTATCCCATGAACAAGACctgttctccctctctcccctggtCTCCCAGAGAGGTTACCTGTGAGACCAACTACATGGAA GTGTCTGTGAGGAGTGAAGTGACCTGTCCATCTGACACAAAGAAATACGACTGGAATGCTGCTCTACAACCT GCCTACTCATCAGCTACTTCAGATTGGCAGGTGATGTTTCACAGAGATGGGGAGCAGATGATGCCTGTGAAGCTCTCTGAGGCTCATAAGCAGGGTTATGCATTTGAGTTGACTGATGGAAGGCTGGTATTTCGTGCTCCGTATGGACAACCTGACTCATTCAGCACTGAG GTGAATGGTGTTCCAGTAGAGGTGGTCCATGCAACTCTGTTCTCCAGACAAAGCTGGGTGGTCCTCATGGTCGACCTGGAGGCTGCTTGCTCCACAG ATGAAGGATCATATGATGACAGTGGCTACATGATGTGGGAGACTCCTGAGGTGCTGCACCCACTGGTGTCCGGTCTACACAAGACACAGCTCAACATTGGAGTCAATGGTGAACTTGTGGAGCAGACAGTTGCAGAGGAGAGGGGCTACATTGTGGAGAAGCACAATACTATAGTCCAGATCAGCATCCCCTATAACGCTGATGGAGGATACAGGAAG AGCTTGGTGTCTGGCGACCTCTACGAGTTCTACATCTTTCATCTCTACTTGGAGCAAATCTCAGTGGAAGAGGACCAAGTTGACACCAGAATTCGTTTCCACAGGACGCTGGCTACGCCTATGCTGCCACGCCctgttttcactgaaaacc GAACAGTTCTTGAGGAGCGCATATTCACTGTCTACCTTGGAGACGTCCCTGAGGACGTTGAGTTGACTTCTGTTAATTTTAATGGACAAGAATTTACAGTTCCACTTACAAACACAAGCAGCCACACCATCACAAAGGTTGTTCATCCCAACAACACTTATGGCTACACTCTGAGGGTGCCTTTTGATGACCCTGTTGTCATGCAGCAG TTCTCTAAAGAAGACGCAGCCATGCAGCACACACTGGACATCAACTACACACTGACAGTTCTGCCTGAAAACGAGCCTTATCACCAAACGGTGTCAGTCATGGCCTTATCTGATGCCT CTCCTCCAGCTTTTGACGCTGTCTGTTCTGAGTCCGGCATCAGCTTCAGACTGGACCACCGGCCTTTTGACTACCTGTGGGTGATCAGTATCGACTCAGACCCGCTGACATCAGAGCTGGCAGCCCAGCACGGCTACATCATGAGCAACGACAGCCAGAGTCTGCTGCTCGACGTGCCGCTCTTCACTCATGGCTATGAGTACAAG GACATTACTTTGAATGGCTTCTCTGGCGCCTTCGAGATCCTCATGCGGGATCCTGAAACATCGGAGGTTCAGAGTTCAACTGTCAAGACTTGCCCGTTCTCCAATAATGAATTCATCA TGTGTTCCACTGACGGGAGGATGACTGTGGCAGCTGACTTGTCTCTGGCCATCCCAAGTGGAGGAGTTCCTGCTAGAACCAACCTGCGAGACAAATACTGTGGACCCAAAGAGACAGACGGCACCAGGGCTCTCTTCTCTTTTCCACTCAACAGCTGTGGATCCATTGTCAGG CTCGGCAAGGAGTATGTGACCTATGAAAACGAGATTTTCTTCAGCAAGAAGCTGCGTGCTTTGAAAAACCCAGACTCTAGCTATGATATTGACAG AGTGACGATGCAGTGCACATATCCTCTGGCTGGACTGTTCCGCCTCTTCTCAGTGTACAGGTTTGAGTCTGACACTGTTGGTGTGGGCCGCATCGTGCATTCTGCGCACTCCACCGAAG GTCTAGACAGTCCCACCATCAAGCCCACTACAGTGCCTACTACCAGGCGCACCAGAAGACCTGTCTCACTTAGACCTGGTTACCAGCCTCCTGCTCAGTACATCAAAGTATCAAGCTTTCTAAACAGAAAGAAAG GATCTAGAGGATCATCTCAAGCTAAAGTGACTCTATATTCTGGATTGTAA